A portion of the uncultured Bacteroides sp. genome contains these proteins:
- a CDS encoding F0F1 ATP synthase subunit delta translates to MEVGIISMRYAKALIAYAKSNGVEKRLYKEVSMLASNFELYPNLRKVLDNPILPSGEKLKVITSAATIDGFEGISNELLRFISLVLKKRRETYLQFMCLMYQDLYRKMKHIGVGKLITAVPVDEETRTRIKSSAAQRLHARMELKTMVDPSIEGGFIFDINGYRLDASIATQLKKVKRQFIEKNRRIV, encoded by the coding sequence ATGGAAGTAGGTATAATCTCAATGCGTTATGCAAAGGCACTGATTGCTTACGCCAAATCAAATGGTGTAGAAAAACGTCTGTATAAAGAGGTATCTATGTTGGCCAGTAATTTCGAATTGTATCCAAACCTAAGGAAAGTTTTGGATAACCCTATTCTTCCATCGGGAGAAAAGCTAAAGGTTATTACTTCGGCGGCCACAATAGACGGATTTGAAGGAATCAGTAATGAATTGTTGCGTTTTATAAGTCTTGTGCTGAAGAAACGAAGAGAAACATACTTGCAATTTATGTGCCTGATGTATCAGGATTTATATCGAAAAATGAAACACATTGGTGTAGGAAAACTCATCACTGCAGTACCTGTAGACGAAGAAACCCGAACCCGAATTAAGAGTTCTGCAGCTCAGCGCTTACATGCGCGTATGGAGCTGAAAACAATGGTTGACCCGTCTATTGAAGGAGGATTTATATTTGATATAAACGGATATCGGCTTGATGCCAGTATTGCGACTCAGCTAAAAAAGGTAAAGCGGCAATTCATCGAAAAGAATAGAAGAATTGTATAA
- the atpF gene encoding F0F1 ATP synthase subunit B translates to MSLLLPESGLLFWMLLSFGIVFAVLAKYGFPVIIKMVEDRKVYINQSIQVAKDAHEQLSKLKGESEMIIANANKEQGRILKETMLERDKIIYEARKQAEAVAQKELDNVKEQILLEKEEAIRDIRRQVAVLSVDIAEKVIRKTMQTEKEQMEMIDRMLDEVLSSKS, encoded by the coding sequence ATGTCATTATTATTGCCCGAAAGCGGGCTCTTGTTCTGGATGCTTCTTTCTTTTGGAATCGTATTTGCCGTTTTGGCAAAATACGGCTTCCCTGTTATCATTAAAATGGTAGAAGACCGGAAGGTATATATCAACCAATCTATTCAAGTGGCTAAGGATGCTCATGAACAGCTTTCCAAACTGAAAGGTGAGAGTGAAATGATTATTGCCAATGCGAATAAAGAACAGGGGCGAATTCTGAAAGAAACAATGCTTGAGCGCGATAAAATCATTTATGAGGCTCGCAAACAGGCAGAAGCAGTTGCTCAAAAAGAATTGGATAATGTGAAAGAGCAAATTCTGTTAGAGAAGGAAGAAGCCATTCGTGATATTCGTCGTCAGGTTGCAGTTTTGTCGGTTGATATAGCAGAAAAAGTTATTCGTAAGACAATGCAAACTGAAAAAGAGCAAATGGAAATGATTGATCGTATGCTAGATGAAGTGTTATCTTCTAAATCTTAA
- a CDS encoding occludin produces the protein MKKMILFIAMFTTSITTMAQSEAVSDSITLKMDNNKHFGNYMLDANLYSMPILQLPSYTDMLKRTPSMENFLESLNRSPQWMFTKAKSDALPTLTYGYNTFDFQSPTQNLGMGTIKLNNNLRLNLYGQYAPDGSKLPGNNLLPWEKNYFKGAMELKVNKNFGIRVEVQRGGYNPYAY, from the coding sequence ATGAAAAAGATGATTTTATTTATTGCAATGTTCACAACATCAATAACAACCATGGCACAATCGGAAGCGGTATCGGACAGTATCACTCTTAAAATGGATAACAATAAACATTTTGGAAATTATATGCTTGATGCGAATTTATACAGCATGCCAATACTCCAATTACCATCTTACACCGACATGCTAAAAAGGACTCCCAGCATGGAGAATTTTCTCGAATCACTCAACCGCTCCCCTCAATGGATGTTCACAAAAGCCAAATCAGATGCCCTACCTACTTTGACATACGGATATAACACATTCGATTTTCAATCTCCAACTCAAAACTTAGGAATGGGTACGATCAAGCTGAACAACAATTTAAGGCTAAACCTTTATGGACAATATGCACCGGATGGTAGTAAATTACCCGGAAATAACCTGCTGCCTTGGGAGAAGAACTATTTTAAAGGAGCTATGGAACTAAAAGTAAACAAGAATTTTGGCATACGGGTAGAAGTGCAACGCGGAGGCTATAATCCTTATGCTTACTAA
- a CDS encoding response regulator transcription factor encodes MKNEKTEVLLVEDEQTLAMIIKDTLEEKSFIIRTAFNGEEGLRLFFECRPDVVVADVMMPRMDGFEMIRRLRQTNKKTPVIFLTARSAINDVVEGFELGANDYLKKPFGMQELIVRIKALVGKAFNDTEKEKSSKFEIGNYLFDSITQSLIFAGVRQELSHRESEILHRLCENRNQVVNAQDVLLDLWGDDSFFNSRSLHVFMTKLRHKLSQDERIRIVNVRGIGYKLIVN; translated from the coding sequence ATGAAAAACGAAAAAACAGAAGTGTTATTGGTTGAAGACGAGCAAACTCTCGCAATGATCATAAAAGACACTCTTGAAGAAAAAAGTTTCATCATTCGCACTGCATTCAATGGTGAAGAAGGATTGCGACTTTTCTTTGAATGCCGACCGGATGTAGTGGTAGCCGATGTGATGATGCCTCGAATGGATGGTTTTGAAATGATACGTCGCCTCCGTCAGACAAACAAGAAAACACCTGTAATTTTTCTTACTGCCCGCTCTGCCATTAATGATGTGGTAGAAGGATTCGAACTTGGAGCCAACGACTATCTTAAAAAACCGTTTGGTATGCAAGAGCTAATTGTACGTATTAAAGCATTAGTGGGTAAAGCATTCAATGATACAGAAAAAGAAAAAAGCTCCAAATTTGAGATTGGTAATTATTTGTTCGATTCAATCACACAAAGTCTTATCTTTGCAGGGGTAAGGCAAGAACTATCACACAGGGAATCTGAAATATTGCACCGGCTCTGTGAAAATCGCAATCAAGTAGTCAATGCGCAAGACGTATTACTAGACCTTTGGGGAGACGATAGCTTTTTTAATTCGCGCAGCTTACATGTGTTTATGACCAAGCTTCGTCATAAACTATCACAAGATGAGCGAATACGAATAGTCAATGTTCGTGGCATCGGCTATAAACTAATAGTAAACTAA
- the atpB gene encoding F0F1 ATP synthase subunit A, translated as MKKKRLHKIFAGIFFLLSFVALPASAESEHEPVNVKEIVFGHIGDSYEWHITTWGDTQIRIPLPVIVYSQTTGWHSFLSSEFEENSGNYEGLSIAPVGSKYEGKIVEHDATGSEIRPFDISITKVTLSLLINTFILALSVLGVARWYKKKQASAAAPGGFVGFMEMFIMMVHDDVIKSCVGPNYKKFAPYLLTAFFFIFINNIMGLIPFFPGGANVTGNIAITLVLALFTFVIVNVFGTRAYWKDIFWPDVPWWLKVPVPMMPVIELFGIFTKPFALMIRLFANMLAGHMAMLVLTCLIFISASMGPFMNTSLTIASVLFNIFMNLLELLVAFIQAYVFTMLSAVFIGLAQEEHHAKEGSTSSH; from the coding sequence ATGAAAAAGAAAAGATTGCATAAAATATTTGCCGGAATATTCTTCTTGTTGAGTTTTGTTGCTCTTCCTGCATCTGCGGAAAGTGAACATGAACCTGTGAATGTGAAAGAAATTGTTTTTGGTCATATCGGTGACTCTTATGAATGGCATATTACAACGTGGGGAGATACTCAAATTCGTATTCCTCTGCCTGTTATAGTTTATAGTCAAACAACAGGATGGCATTCGTTTCTTTCATCTGAATTTGAAGAAAATAGCGGTAACTACGAAGGACTCTCTATTGCACCAGTAGGTAGCAAATATGAAGGTAAAATTGTAGAGCATGACGCTACTGGTAGTGAGATTCGTCCTTTCGATATCTCTATTACAAAGGTTACACTTTCTTTATTGATAAACACTTTCATATTAGCTCTCAGTGTTTTAGGTGTTGCTCGTTGGTATAAAAAGAAACAAGCAAGTGCTGCAGCCCCTGGTGGTTTTGTAGGCTTTATGGAGATGTTTATCATGATGGTACACGACGATGTGATTAAAAGTTGTGTAGGGCCTAACTATAAAAAGTTTGCACCTTATTTGTTGACTGCGTTCTTCTTTATATTTATAAATAATATAATGGGGCTCATTCCTTTCTTTCCCGGAGGAGCCAATGTAACTGGCAATATTGCTATTACGCTTGTGTTGGCTCTATTTACTTTTGTTATAGTGAATGTATTTGGAACACGTGCTTACTGGAAAGATATTTTTTGGCCGGATGTTCCTTGGTGGCTAAAGGTACCTGTGCCTATGATGCCTGTCATCGAACTATTCGGAATCTTCACAAAACCATTCGCCCTGATGATTCGTCTTTTTGCTAATATGTTGGCTGGGCACATGGCTATGTTGGTGTTGACTTGCTTAATTTTTATTTCAGCAAGTATGGGGCCATTTATGAATACTAGCCTCACTATCGCTTCGGTGCTCTTTAATATTTTCATGAATCTACTCGAGTTACTGGTTGCATTCATTCAAGCCTATGTGTTTACGATGCTTTCAGCAGTATTTATAGGTTTGGCTCAAGAAGAACATCATGCTAAAGAAGGAAGTACTTCGAGTCATTAA
- the atpE gene encoding ATP synthase F0 subunit C translates to MLLTVLLQATAAAVGISKLGAAVGAGLAVIGAGIGIGKIGGSAMEAIGRQPDASGDIRMNMIIAAALIEGVALLAIVVCLLVFFL, encoded by the coding sequence ATGTTACTAACAGTATTATTACAAGCAACTGCAGCAGCAGTTGGAATAAGTAAATTGGGGGCAGCAGTAGGAGCTGGACTTGCAGTTATTGGAGCAGGTATAGGCATTGGTAAAATTGGTGGTTCTGCTATGGAAGCTATTGGACGTCAACCTGATGCTTCAGGCGATATTCGTATGAATATGATCATCGCTGCCGCTTTGATTGAAGGTGTAGCTCTGTTGGCTATCGTTGTTTGTTTATTAGTGTTCTTTTTATAA
- the atpD gene encoding F0F1 ATP synthase subunit beta: MSQIIGHISQVIGPVVDVFFDGSETDLMLPSIHEALEIKRPNGKKLIVEVQQHIGENTVRTVAMDSTDGLQRGMKVVPTHSPITMPIGAQIKGRLMNVVGESIDGMKELNRKGAYPIHRDPPKFEDLTTVQEVLFTGIKVIDLLEPYSKGGKIGLFGGAGVGKTVLIMELINNIAKKHNGFSVFAGVGERTREGNDLLREMIESGVIRYGEEFKKSMEAGHWDLSKVDYDEVAKSQATLVFGQMNEPPGARSSVALSGLTVAESFRDLAAESGSKDILFFIDNIFRFTQAGSEVSALLGRMPSAVGYQPTLATEMGVMQERITSTKSGSITSVQAVYVPADDLTDPAPATTFTHLDATTVLSRKITELGIYPAVDPLESTSRILDPLVVGQEHYEVAQRVKQILQRNKELQDIISILGMEELSDEDRLTVNRARRVQRFLSQPFTVAEQFTGLQGVMVSIEDTIKGFKMILDGEVDYLPESAFLNVGTIEDAIEKGKQLLEQTKE; this comes from the coding sequence ATGTCACAGATTATAGGGCATATTTCTCAGGTTATCGGTCCAGTGGTCGATGTTTTTTTTGATGGTTCTGAAACCGACCTGATGTTGCCAAGTATTCACGAAGCGTTAGAAATAAAAAGGCCTAACGGTAAGAAGCTAATAGTAGAAGTACAGCAACATATTGGCGAAAATACGGTTCGTACCGTTGCTATGGATAGTACTGATGGTTTGCAGCGTGGGATGAAAGTTGTTCCAACCCATAGTCCTATTACCATGCCTATAGGTGCTCAAATTAAGGGACGATTGATGAATGTGGTGGGAGAATCTATTGATGGAATGAAAGAACTCAATAGAAAAGGAGCATACCCCATACATCGGGATCCACCTAAGTTTGAAGATTTGACTACTGTTCAGGAAGTCTTGTTCACCGGAATAAAAGTAATCGATTTGTTGGAACCTTATTCTAAAGGTGGGAAAATTGGTTTGTTTGGTGGTGCCGGTGTAGGTAAGACAGTTCTTATCATGGAGCTTATCAACAATATAGCTAAAAAACACAATGGATTCTCCGTTTTTGCAGGAGTAGGTGAACGTACTCGTGAGGGAAATGATTTACTTCGTGAAATGATTGAGTCAGGTGTTATTCGCTATGGAGAAGAATTTAAAAAGAGCATGGAGGCTGGCCATTGGGATTTATCTAAGGTAGATTACGATGAAGTGGCTAAATCTCAGGCTACTTTAGTCTTCGGACAAATGAATGAACCTCCCGGAGCACGTTCTTCCGTTGCATTGTCTGGACTGACGGTGGCAGAATCTTTTCGTGATTTGGCCGCTGAATCCGGTTCAAAAGATATCTTGTTTTTTATTGATAATATATTCCGTTTTACTCAGGCAGGTTCCGAGGTTTCAGCTTTATTAGGCCGTATGCCTTCGGCAGTAGGTTACCAACCTACATTAGCCACGGAGATGGGAGTTATGCAGGAACGCATCACTTCTACAAAATCAGGTTCCATTACTTCTGTCCAGGCTGTTTATGTTCCTGCTGATGATTTAACTGACCCTGCACCTGCTACTACTTTTACGCATCTTGATGCTACAACAGTACTTAGCCGTAAAATAACTGAACTTGGTATTTATCCGGCTGTAGATCCTTTGGAATCAACTTCGCGTATTCTTGATCCTCTTGTTGTGGGACAAGAGCATTACGAAGTAGCTCAACGTGTAAAGCAGATATTGCAGCGTAATAAGGAATTGCAGGATATTATCTCTATTTTGGGTATGGAAGAACTTTCTGATGAAGATCGTCTGACTGTGAATCGTGCCCGCAGAGTACAACGTTTTCTGTCTCAACCATTTACTGTGGCAGAGCAATTTACAGGCCTTCAGGGAGTCATGGTTTCCATTGAAGATACCATCAAAGGATTTAAAATGATTCTTGATGGTGAAGTAGATTATCTTCCAGAATCGGCATTTCTTAATGTTGGTACAATTGAAGATGCCATAGAGAAAGGTAAACAGTTGTTGGAGCAAACAAAAGAATAA
- a CDS encoding DUF4301 family protein produces MITLQDKEQLAKKGITESQISEQLACFRTGFPYLKLNAAASIERGVLAPDVNDEKSYLSSWENYIHTDKTIVKFVPASGAASRMFKDLFEFLTAEYDKPTTPFEITFFENLTKFAFYDDLNAACIKIEGKSIPSLVADENQKAIVNALLSEAGLNYGALPKGLLKFHKYEDGVRTPLEEHLVEGALYAAGNRSHVNVHFTVSAEHLAFFKALTEKKIGAYGQKYGLIYNVTFSEQKPNTDTIAADVNNEPFRDKDKLLFRPGGHGALIENLNDLDADILFIKNIDNVVPDRLKEDPVRYKKLLAGVLVTLQKQAFDYLELLDSGQYTQDQVLEVLQFLQKKLFCKNPETSILEDVELVLYLKKKLNRPMRVCGMVKNVGEPGGGPFLAYNQDGTISLQILESSQIDMTDPVSKEMFEKGTYFNPVDLVCAVRDYKGHKFDLSNFVDKATGFISYKSKNGKELKALELPGLWNGAMSDWNTVFVEVPLTTFNPVKTVNDLLRDYHQ; encoded by the coding sequence ATGATTACACTACAAGACAAAGAACAGCTTGCGAAGAAGGGTATCACCGAATCTCAGATATCCGAGCAACTAGCATGTTTCCGAACAGGTTTTCCTTATTTGAAATTAAATGCAGCGGCGTCTATAGAACGAGGTGTTTTGGCACCGGATGTTAACGATGAAAAGTCTTATTTAAGTTCATGGGAAAATTACATTCATACGGATAAAACAATCGTAAAGTTTGTCCCTGCATCGGGTGCCGCAAGCCGAATGTTTAAAGATCTATTTGAATTTTTGACTGCAGAGTATGACAAACCAACTACTCCTTTTGAAATTACATTTTTTGAGAATCTTACTAAGTTCGCTTTTTATGATGACTTGAATGCGGCTTGCATTAAGATAGAAGGCAAATCGATTCCTTCTCTTGTAGCCGATGAAAATCAGAAAGCAATTGTGAATGCGTTGCTTTCTGAAGCGGGATTGAACTACGGGGCATTGCCAAAAGGATTACTTAAATTCCATAAGTATGAGGATGGAGTACGTACTCCTCTGGAAGAGCATTTAGTGGAAGGTGCTTTGTATGCTGCCGGCAATCGTTCGCATGTCAATGTGCATTTCACGGTATCTGCTGAACATCTTGCTTTCTTCAAAGCATTGACAGAAAAGAAGATAGGTGCTTATGGTCAAAAATATGGGCTGATTTATAACGTTACTTTCTCTGAGCAGAAACCGAATACAGATACGATAGCTGCGGATGTGAACAATGAACCTTTTCGGGATAAGGATAAGTTGTTGTTTCGTCCCGGAGGCCACGGAGCATTGATTGAGAACCTGAATGACCTAGATGCAGACATTTTGTTTATTAAGAATATTGATAATGTTGTTCCCGACAGGTTGAAAGAGGACCCGGTACGTTACAAGAAACTTCTGGCAGGGGTATTGGTTACGCTGCAAAAGCAGGCGTTTGACTATCTGGAGCTACTTGATAGTGGACAATATACACAAGACCAGGTGCTGGAAGTTCTTCAATTTTTGCAGAAAAAACTCTTTTGCAAGAATCCGGAGACTAGTATATTGGAAGATGTGGAACTTGTACTTTACTTAAAAAAGAAACTTAATCGTCCGATGCGTGTCTGTGGAATGGTGAAGAATGTCGGCGAGCCGGGTGGGGGACCGTTTCTTGCATACAATCAAGATGGAACCATCTCATTGCAGATATTGGAAAGTTCACAAATAGACATGACAGATCCGGTAAGCAAAGAAATGTTCGAAAAAGGAACATATTTTAATCCCGTAGACTTGGTCTGTGCCGTTCGTGACTATAAGGGGCATAAATTCGATTTATCCAATTTCGTAGATAAGGCTACCGGTTTTATTTCTTATAAATCAAAGAATGGCAAGGAACTCAAAGCACTTGAACTTCCGGGTTTATGGAACGGAGCTATGAGTGATTGGAATACGGTGTTTGTGGAAGTACCGCTCACAACGTTTAATCCCGTGAAGACGGTAAATGATTTGTTACGTGATTATCATCAATAA
- a CDS encoding F0F1 ATP synthase subunit gamma yields MASLKEIKSRINSVKSTRQITSAMKMVASAKLHKAQGAIENMLPYQSKLNAILTNFLNTDSTIESPYIVSRPVNRVAIVVFSSNSSLCGAFNANIIKQFTQVIDKYSSTLGRENILIYPIGKKIEVGVKKMGYITQGSFQHLADKPSYQEASELAVQLMDLFASQEVDKVELIYHHFKSIGSQTLMYEDYLPIDLTSHNVDVEKSKRNIDYIVEPSAPEFITSLLPQVITLKMYTALIDSNASEHAARTMAMQIATDNANDLIQDLTKQYNKSRQQAITNELLDIIGGSMK; encoded by the coding sequence ATGGCTTCATTAAAAGAAATAAAATCGAGGATCAATTCGGTAAAAAGTACCCGACAGATCACATCGGCTATGAAAATGGTGGCTTCTGCAAAACTGCATAAGGCGCAGGGAGCCATTGAGAATATGTTACCTTATCAGTCGAAGCTGAATGCTATTTTGACTAACTTTTTGAATACAGACTCTACCATTGAATCACCTTATATTGTTAGTAGGCCTGTCAATCGTGTGGCTATTGTGGTCTTTTCTTCAAATAGCTCTCTCTGTGGCGCTTTTAATGCTAATATAATCAAGCAATTTACGCAAGTTATAGACAAGTATAGCAGTACTCTAGGCCGAGAGAACATTCTGATTTATCCTATTGGAAAAAAGATAGAAGTAGGTGTCAAGAAGATGGGATATATAACTCAAGGTAGTTTTCAACATTTGGCCGACAAACCTTCCTATCAGGAGGCATCTGAGCTGGCTGTTCAGTTGATGGACCTCTTTGCATCTCAAGAGGTAGATAAGGTTGAACTGATTTATCATCATTTCAAATCGATTGGAAGTCAGACTCTTATGTACGAAGACTATTTGCCTATTGATTTGACAAGCCACAATGTGGATGTTGAAAAGAGTAAAAGAAACATCGATTATATTGTAGAACCTTCTGCGCCCGAATTTATTACAAGCTTACTTCCTCAGGTGATTACTTTGAAGATGTATACTGCCTTAATTGATTCCAATGCATCAGAGCATGCTGCTCGCACTATGGCTATGCAGATTGCTACAGATAATGCGAATGATTTGATTCAAGATTTAACGAAACAGTACAACAAGTCACGTCAGCAAGCTATTACCAATGAACTACTTGATATCATTGGCGGTAGTATGAAATAA
- the purT gene encoding formate-dependent phosphoribosylglycinamide formyltransferase has product MKKILLLGSGELGKEFVISAQRKGQYIIACDSYPGAPAMQVADEYEVLDMLNGEELERVVKKHQPDIIVPEIEAIRTERLYDFERQGIQVVPSARAVNFTMNRKAIRDLAAKELGLKTAKYFYATSFEELKAAADKIGFPCVVKPLMSSSGKGQSLVKSADDLLHAWEYGCSGSRGDIRELIIEEFIRFDSEITLLTVTQKNGPTLFCPPIGHVQKGGDYRESFQPAHIDPAHLLEAQDMADKVTHSLTGAGLWGVEFFLSHEHGVYFSELSPRPHDTGMVTLAGTQNLNEFELHLRAVLGWPIPNIKQEKAGVSAVILSTISSQEMPQYKGMEEVTKEEDTYLRIFGKPFTRVNRRMGVVLCYAPLNVNMDALRDKSKRIAAKVEIY; this is encoded by the coding sequence ATGAAAAAAATACTTTTGCTCGGATCGGGCGAATTAGGAAAAGAGTTTGTAATTTCTGCACAACGCAAAGGACAGTATATCATTGCTTGCGATTCTTATCCCGGAGCACCTGCCATGCAAGTGGCCGATGAGTATGAAGTGCTGGATATGCTTAATGGTGAAGAACTGGAGCGTGTGGTAAAGAAGCATCAACCGGATATTATTGTTCCGGAAATAGAGGCAATACGTACGGAACGTTTGTATGATTTTGAAAGACAAGGCATTCAGGTTGTCCCTAGTGCTCGTGCAGTGAATTTTACAATGAACCGCAAGGCTATTCGCGATCTTGCCGCTAAAGAGTTAGGCCTTAAAACCGCGAAGTATTTCTATGCTACTTCTTTTGAAGAATTGAAAGCTGCAGCTGATAAAATAGGTTTTCCTTGTGTTGTGAAGCCTCTCATGTCCTCGTCCGGCAAAGGACAATCATTGGTGAAAAGTGCTGATGACCTGCTACATGCTTGGGAATACGGTTGTAGTGGTAGCCGTGGTGATATTCGCGAACTGATTATCGAAGAGTTCATCCGTTTTGATAGTGAGATAACATTGCTTACTGTAACACAGAAAAATGGTCCGACTCTTTTCTGTCCACCAATTGGTCACGTGCAAAAAGGTGGAGATTATAGAGAAAGTTTTCAACCCGCTCATATTGATCCTGCTCATCTGCTAGAGGCACAAGACATGGCTGATAAAGTGACACATTCGCTTACAGGTGCCGGGTTGTGGGGAGTAGAATTCTTCCTAAGCCACGAACATGGAGTTTATTTTTCAGAATTATCCCCTCGTCCCCACGATACGGGCATGGTTACACTGGCTGGAACACAGAATCTGAATGAGTTTGAACTTCATTTACGAGCAGTTTTGGGATGGCCTATTCCTAACATTAAACAAGAAAAAGCTGGCGTAAGCGCCGTTATCCTTTCAACTATTTCCAGCCAGGAAATGCCTCAATACAAAGGAATGGAAGAGGTTACTAAAGAAGAAGATACTTATCTGCGTATCTTTGGCAAACCTTTCACTCGAGTCAATCGTCGCATGGGTGTAGTCTTATGTTATGCGCCATTAAATGTTAATATGGACGCATTACGTGATAAATCGAAACGTATAGCAGCTAAAGTAGAGATCTACTGA
- the atpA gene encoding F0F1 ATP synthase subunit alpha: MSENIKVSEVSDVLRKQLEGIETHIQLDEVGTVLQVSDGVARIYGLNHAEANELLEFDNGIKAIVMNLEEDNVGAVLLGPTDKIKEGFTVKRTGRIASILVGESMLGRVIDPLGDPLDGKGRIGGELYEMPLERKAPGVIFRQPVNQPLQTGLKSVDAMIPIGRGQRELIIGDRQTGKTSIAIDTIINQRTNYEAGDPVYCIYVAIGQKGSTVATIVNTLREHGALDYTVIVAATAGDPAALQYFAPFAGAAIGEYFRDTGRHALVVYDDLSKQAVSYREVSLILRRPSGREAYPGDIFYLHSRLLERAAKIISQQEVACQMNDLPPSLKGKVKGGGSLTALPIIETQAGDVSAYIPTNVISITDGQIFLDTDLFNQGNRPAINVGISVSRVGGNAQIKAMKKVAGTLKIDQAQFRELEAFSKFSGDMDPITASTIDKGQKNVRLLVQPQYSPIPVEKQIAVLYCGTHGLLKNVPLDKVHDFEQNFLKSLELNHQVDVLDVLKSGVIDAAVSKAIEATAEMVAKQFLV, translated from the coding sequence ATGTCAGAAAATATAAAAGTGAGTGAAGTTTCCGATGTTTTGCGTAAGCAATTAGAGGGTATTGAAACTCACATACAACTCGATGAGGTAGGTACTGTGCTACAAGTTAGTGATGGTGTGGCACGTATCTATGGATTGAATCATGCCGAAGCCAATGAATTATTGGAATTCGACAATGGCATCAAAGCCATTGTAATGAACTTGGAAGAGGATAATGTAGGTGCTGTATTATTGGGCCCTACAGATAAAATTAAGGAAGGATTTACTGTTAAACGAACAGGCCGAATTGCTTCCATACTCGTTGGAGAGAGCATGCTAGGGCGTGTTATTGATCCACTGGGAGATCCACTTGATGGTAAAGGACGTATTGGGGGTGAATTGTATGAGATGCCTTTGGAACGTAAAGCTCCGGGGGTTATCTTTCGTCAACCTGTGAACCAACCTTTGCAAACCGGATTGAAATCAGTAGATGCAATGATTCCAATTGGCCGTGGACAACGCGAATTGATTATTGGTGACAGGCAAACTGGAAAAACATCCATTGCTATTGACACTATTATTAATCAACGAACTAATTATGAAGCGGGAGATCCAGTATATTGTATCTATGTGGCCATTGGTCAGAAAGGGTCTACCGTTGCTACTATCGTAAATACTCTTCGGGAACATGGTGCTCTGGATTATACGGTGATTGTGGCTGCTACTGCGGGTGATCCTGCTGCATTGCAATATTTTGCACCATTTGCCGGTGCTGCTATTGGTGAATACTTTCGTGATACCGGTCGTCACGCTTTAGTGGTTTATGATGACTTATCAAAACAAGCTGTATCTTATCGTGAGGTATCATTGATTCTTCGTCGTCCCTCGGGGCGTGAAGCATATCCGGGTGATATTTTCTATTTGCACTCGCGTCTGCTCGAACGTGCTGCTAAGATAATAAGTCAGCAAGAAGTGGCTTGCCAGATGAATGATCTTCCCCCAAGCTTGAAAGGAAAAGTAAAGGGAGGTGGATCGCTAACGGCACTACCTATCATTGAAACACAAGCGGGTGACGTTTCTGCTTACATCCCTACGAATGTTATCTCTATCACTGATGGCCAGATATTCCTTGACACAGATTTATTTAATCAAGGTAATCGCCCTGCCATTAATGTTGGTATATCCGTTTCTCGTGTAGGTGGTAATGCTCAGATTAAAGCGATGAAGAAAGTTGCTGGTACACTGAAAATTGACCAGGCTCAATTTAGAGAGTTGGAAGCATTTTCGAAGTTTAGTGGAGATATGGATCCGATAACTGCCTCGACTATTGATAAAGGACAGAAAAATGTACGTTTATTGGTTCAACCTCAATATTCTCCAATTCCTGTCGAGAAACAGATTGCTGTTTTGTATTGCGGTACGCACGGGTTGCTGAAAAATGTTCCTCTGGATAAAGTCCATGATTTTGAACAAAACTTTTTAAAATCCTTGGAGTTGAATCATCAGGTAGACGTTTTGGACGTGCTGAAAAGCGGAGTTATTGATGCTGCGGTTTCAAAAGCTATTGAGGCAACAGCTGAAATGGTTGCTAAACAATTTTTGGTTTAA